One Gossypium hirsutum isolate 1008001.06 chromosome A08, Gossypium_hirsutum_v2.1, whole genome shotgun sequence genomic window, AAATTAAAGTTACTTCAAGTTCAAATTGTTCACATTCAGGTTCAAATCATACAAGATTGAAGCTTTGGTTTGGGAGTCAGGTCATTGGTGGTTTTTATCATTTCAGGCTATGGTCATTTAGGTTCTGTCATTTCTAGTCTTAGTCTGTTTCGGGTTTTTGgttaaattcaagtttaaatgATTTGGGTTGTTTCGGGTTCAGATAATTTGGGTTTCAAATCCTGGATTTCCTCAAGTAATTACAAGTTTAAATCATGGTTTTAGGGTCCATTGTTTCTGGTTTGGGCTATTTAAAGCTGGGTCACATAAAGAGTGTTGTTGTTGGGGGGGCTTCATGCTTGGGTAACTGTACCCTATAAAGTTCAAACAGATGTATAGGCCCCGTTTTCAAATTACCCATAACTTATCGGGCTTTACATTTTAATCAACACAGAAAACAATTTTCCATCCATCAAAAAACCAGACAAAATCTCAACAATTACATTTTATTGCTGGAAATGGATCTATGATCTTTCCTTTAGCTCTATCCTCCGACCGCACAACGTAATCGGAAAACTTGATAATCGAtaggaaaagagaagaaaagaaaatggtgACAGGGGGGCTTGCTCCGGGGCTGTCGCGTAAACTGAAGAAGGTATTGGAATGCCGGACTGATACCTCCGAAGTTTTGGCTTCTCTCAATACTCTCTCTACTTTCTACACCGAAAACACCCCCCAGGCGCGTCGCAATCTCAGATCCACCATTGAGAAGCGCTCTCTCCAAATCAACCTCGATTTCCTCCGTGCTTCCCAGGCTGCTCAACTCGCTTTAGATCGAGTCGAGGGCGAGGTTAATTCCCTCGCCGACTGCTGCGATAAGTATATGCTCATcccttttctcttcatttttgaCCTGCGAATTCCCTTTTCCTACATTTACATGCATTTTGTGCCATGTCTTCGActttttttatgtaattaaagaaAGATCCAATCGAATCTGATAGGATTGCGAAGGCGTTGAGCAGTTGCAGTGCTAGCACCGGTGATATTATCAATACAACCGAGAGGTTGAACCAGGAACTTGAAGTTACCACTCAGAAGCAGCAGATAGTCTCCTACTTCCTTCGAGATTATCAGCTTTCTCCTCAAGAGGTTTACTTTTAATCCCGCAATTTTCTTTTCTAGCTTAATTACTTATTGGCTCCCGTTTTTGAATTCATTATGTTCGTTTCCTCCACTTGTAGATTAGTGCATTGAGAGATGAAGAGCTGAACGAAAATTTCTTCAAGGCACTTTCTCACGTTCAAGAAATTCATGCCAATTGCAAAATACTTCTCAGGACCCATCATCAGGTTAATAACATATTTCCTGATCTGCATATGAACTGTATGTCTACGATTGTCAATCAGCCATCGACATCTTTAgatttaagaaaaattataaattttctctCATACTCTTTGTTAGTTGCTTTTGCTTCCattttcattattaatattttgttaaCACAATCACTAACATGAGAATCCATCACAGCGTGCTGGGTTGGAGCTGATGGATATGATGGCTATGTATCAAGAAGGAGCTTATGAGCGACTATGCAGGTTAAGCATATATagaatgataaaacatttatTCATAGATGGAATTTAAGTAATGCACTATGATATGTATCTAGAGTTTGGAGTTTAGGAACGTGCTAAAAGTAAAATCTCATGTGAGATTGAGGTATTGTTAATTACTGTCCTCCCTCTTCCTGTCTTTACTTTCATGCTTTTATTTCTACCAGAAGTGTGAATATAACCTTGCTACATTCAATAGATTTATTGGCTTTTGGTTGCTGTTGGATGGGTTGTGTGTGCAGACTCTTGACCAAACATAGGAGATACAGGGGATTTTCCCAAATGTTGGATTTGTTGGTTGACATGTCTTGTCCCTTTCTTGCAGGTGGGTTCAGGCAGAATGTAGGAAACTGGGTGATAATGATAATCCAGAAGTTGGTGACCTTTTGAAAACAGCTGTGCGCTGCCTCAAGGAAAGGCCTGTCCTTTTCAAGTATTGTGCAGAAGAGGTGACTTCATTGAGTCAAAAGTTTATGTTCATAACTCCACTCCTTTTGGTTCTTCTTGTTGcatgttatttaatttttctgCGGCTAATCACAGGTAGCAAATATGAGACATAATGCATTATTTAGAAGATTTATAAGTGCTCTTACACGAGGAGGACCGGGTGGGATGCCAAGACCAATAGAAGTGCATGCTCATGATCCCTTACGTTATGTTGGAGACATGCTAGGATGGTTACATCAGGTTTGGAAAAAATAGACTTCTATATGGTTTCTGCATCACTTCTCCATATGGTTATATTTATATTCAgtaatcatttaatttcatttaatgtGTTAATTTTGCTTTTCTGCTCTCCTTGTAGGCCTTGGCATCAGAACGTGAGCTTGTGCTTGCTTTACTTGATCCTGACGCATTGATAGAAACTGGATCTGCTGCAAACCCGTTCAACAAGAATGTGGAGAATGATTTTGGAAAGATTGAAGCAGACTTGACATTTGTTCTGGATAGAATTTTTGAAGGAGTTTGCCGGCCTTTTAAAGTGAGAGTTGAGCAAGTTTTACAGTCACAACCTAGTCTTATAATCTCTTATAAACTTAGTAACACGCTAGAGTTCTACAGCTACACTGTGAGTGGCCTCTGTCTCTTCTCTGGTTGTATATGGTGTGCTTGTCACCTGTTGCTAACAATTATCTGTTTGCTTACAGATATCAGATCTACTGGGGAGAGAGACATCTCTCTGCAATACGCTTTGGGCACTCAAAGATGCTGCTCAGAAAACATTCTTTGAAATTCTGAAAAGCTGCGGGGAAAAGCTTTTACGATATCCTCCCCTTGTTGCTGTTGATCTTTCACCTGCACCAGCTGTAAGGGAAGGAGTCTCTGTGCTGCTTGAGATAATTGACACATATAACAGCATGATGGTTCCTGCTTCAGGGAAAAAGCCACCTTTTGATCCGGTTATATCTGCTTTACTTGATCCAATTATTCAGGTGTGTCATGTTTGATGTTAGATGATCAATTGATTTATTATGATGATCTTTTCCTGGTTGCATGGTGTGGAATTATGCATATACCCTATTTTCTCAAATGTGTAGTATTTGTAAGTGATCCTTACAATGTTTTGTACTTGCTATTTTAGGATAGTTAACACCCATTCAGATCACTATTCACGGCATTGGAATTTGTATGTCAGAACTTTAGTGCCGTGCTGAAATCAGGACAAATATAGTCTCTCCTTTCTGGTTTACGTACAGTAGATTAACTTGCTATCTTTGGTGGAATGCAGATGTGTGAGCAAGCAGCAGAGGCACATAAATCAAAGGGAGCTGGCCACTCATCAAGAAGAAGTCGAATGAGTTCCGACTCGGGCCAGCTTAGTAAATCTGCAGTTGATGCAATTTTGTCAAATAACAACTCTGCTACTTTCTCTCAGGTTAATAAAGTAATAAGATCTGTTTGATCTTGTGTTTATTAGATGCCGTATATCTTACTTGCATGGTTCTGGGCTTAAgctttcttttattgtttttatttattataacttgaaTTTATGTAGAATACTGAAGCTCCATCCAAGATCTTCCTTATCAATTGCTTGTGTGCTATTCAACAACCATTACTCGGACATGAGGTTGCAGCTGAATATGCAAAGAAACTTGGCACTACGATTGATAATCATGTAAATGTTCTCGTGGAAAAAGAAGTTGACACAATTCTTAGAAGATGTGATTTATCAACGAAGATGCATTACTTCCATAATTGGTTTAACGAGGATACAACAGCTGGGACGCCATTGGCTGAGTTAGAAGACACAACTCCAGCTTCTCTTTCAGAGTGTTTGAAGGCCTTTTTCAGATTTATTTTGGGAAGTGACAGTTCGCTGCCTGAGTTTGAACAAATGCAAGTTCCAAAGTTGCGTTCTGATGCGTGTATACAGGTAGCTAAGTCATTAGCAGACACTTATGAGCTTATTTACAATGCAATCATGGATCCCAAAAACAAATACCCAGATCCCAAATCACTGGCAAGGCATCCTCCAGATCAAATAAGAACCATTTTGGGAATATGAGGCTGTAGACCATAgttgcttttaaaatttttgtaaagaAACAAAGAGTCATGCTTTGGAGTAGTAGAAACTTTTGTTGCTTTTTATTCTTTAGTAAAAGTTAGAGGATTTATTTTCCAAATACACAAATAACTATTGTTGTATCATTGACAATGTATCTTCTTTGATTATGGCTGCTTATGTGTCGATGACAGGCTTATGCTTGTGGTTGTTCGTTTGTGTGAATTGGTATATAAtagatttttatgtgaatttttatGTTTCTCAATTTCAAGTTGAGGTGAATTAGTAGTTGTAGTTAGATATTTG contains:
- the LOC107929448 gene encoding conserved oligomeric Golgi complex subunit 6 isoform X1, giving the protein MVTGGLAPGLSRKLKKVLECRTDTSEVLASLNTLSTFYTENTPQARRNLRSTIEKRSLQINLDFLRASQAAQLALDRVEGEVNSLADCCDKIAKALSSCSASTGDIINTTERLNQELEVTTQKQQIVSYFLRDYQLSPQEISALRDEELNENFFKALSHVQEIHANCKILLRTHHQRAGLELMDMMAMYQEGAYERLCRWVQAECRKLGDNDNPEVGDLLKTAVRCLKERPVLFKYCAEEVANMRHNALFRRFISALTRGGPGGMPRPIEVHAHDPLRYVGDMLGWLHQALASERELVLALLDPDALIETGSAANPFNKNVENDFGKIEADLTFVLDRIFEGVCRPFKVRVEQVLQSQPSLIISYKLSNTLEFYSYTISDLLGRETSLCNTLWALKDAAQKTFFEILKSCGEKLLRYPPLVAVDLSPAPAVREGVSVLLEIIDTYNSMMVPASGKKPPFDPVISALLDPIIQMCEQAAEAHKSKGAGHSSRRSRMSSDSGQLSKSAVDAILSNNNSATFSQVNKNTEAPSKIFLINCLCAIQQPLLGHEVAAEYAKKLGTTIDNHVNVLVEKEVDTILRRCDLSTKMHYFHNWFNEDTTAGTPLAELEDTTPASLSECLKAFFRFILGSDSSLPEFEQMQVPKLRSDACIQVAKSLADTYELIYNAIMDPKNKYPDPKSLARHPPDQIRTILGI
- the LOC107929448 gene encoding conserved oligomeric Golgi complex subunit 6 isoform X2; the encoded protein is MVTGGLAPGLSRKLKKVLECRTDTSEVLASLNTLSTFYTENTPQARRNLRSTIEKRSLQINLDFLRASQAAQLALDRVEGEVNSLADCCDKIAKALSSCSASTGDIINTTERLNQELEVTTQKQQIVSYFLRDYQLSPQEISALRDEELNENFFKALSHVQEIHANCKILLRTHHQRAGLELMDMMAMYQEGAYERLCRWVQAECRKLGDNDNPEVGDLLKTAVRCLKERPVLFKYCAEEVANMRHNALFRRFISALTRGGPGGMPRPIEVHAHDPLRYVGDMLGWLHQALASERELVLALLDPDALIETGSAANPFNKNVENDFGKIEADLTFVLDRIFEGVCRPFKVRVEQVLQSQPSLIISYKLSNTLEFYSYTISDLLGRETSLCNTLWALKDAAQKTFFEILKSCGEKLLRYPPLVAVDLSPAPAVREGVSVLLEIIDTYNSMMVPASGKKPPFDPVISALLDPIIQMCEQAAEAHKSKGAGHSSRRSRMSSDSGQLSKSAVDAILSNNNSATFSQNTEAPSKIFLINCLCAIQQPLLGHEVAAEYAKKLGTTIDNHVNVLVEKEVDTILRRCDLSTKMHYFHNWFNEDTTAGTPLAELEDTTPASLSECLKAFFRFILGSDSSLPEFEQMQVPKLRSDACIQVAKSLADTYELIYNAIMDPKNKYPDPKSLARHPPDQIRTILGI